In Oenanthe melanoleuca isolate GR-GAL-2019-014 chromosome 10, OMel1.0, whole genome shotgun sequence, a single window of DNA contains:
- the GLCE gene encoding D-glucuronyl C5-epimerase isoform X2: MQHHALPGPPQLQGSPGSLLPPGSALAAALDPLLPPFPNPSKPPGTPRDPRQRGSLAPGSAKSRGNSGNPGKSGAQVYGRIAQSDGNERFEFSHSYSKVYAQRAPYRPDGVFMSFEGYNVELRDRVKCISGVEGVPLSTQWGPQGYFYPIQIAQYGLSHYSKNLTEKAPHVEVYETAGDGNGNGEWTVPKGCSLATVWDKSRLSGVKQFSCPESSEGVSLELNNGRDFIISFDLKLLSNGSVSVVLETTERNQLFTVHYVSSTQLIALRDRDIFYGVGARGSWSTLTRDLLTDLRKGVGLSNTKAVKQTKIMPKRVLRLVARGRGFLDNVTVSATAHMAAFFAASRWLLRNQDERGGWPIMVTRKLGEGFKSLDPGWYSAMAQGQAMSTLVRAYQLTKEPAFLSAALRATAPFKLPAEQRGVKAVFMNRHDWYEEYPTSPSSFVLNGFMYSLIGLYDLKETAGEKLGKEARLLYERGMESLKAMLPLFDTGSGSVYDLRHFMLGTAPNLARWDYHTTHINQLQLLSSIDDAPLFKDFLKRWKSYLRGGRAKHN, from the exons ATGCAGCACCATGCGCTGCCTGGCCCGCCTCAGCTCCAAGGCTCTCCTGgttctctgctccctcctggctctgctctcgCTGCTGCTCTGGACCCGCTGCTCCCACCATTCCCAAACCCCTCCAAACCCCCCGGAACGCCGCGGGATCCCCGACAGCGAGGAAGCCTCGCCCCAGGATCAGCCAAAAGCCGCGGGAATTCCGGGAATCCCGGGAAAAGCGGCGCCCAG GTTTACGGCCGGATCGCCCAGTCCGACGGGAATGAGCGCTTCGAGTTTTCCCACAGTTATTCCAAGGTTTACGCCCAGCGCGCTCCCTACCGGCCCGACGGCGTCTTCATGTCCTTCGAGGGGTACAACGTGGAGCTGCGCGACAGGGTCAAGTGCATCAGCGGCGTGGAAG GAGTTCCTCTCTCCACCCAGTGGGGCCCTCAGGGCTACTTCTACCCCATCCAGATCGCCCAGTACGGGCTGAGCCACTACAGCAAGAACCTGACGGAGAAGGCGCCGCACGTGGAGGTGTACGAGACGGCGGGAgacgggaacgggaacggggagTGGACCGTGCCCAAGGGCTGCTCCCTCGCCACCGTCTGGGACAAATCCCGCCTCTCCGGAGTCAAGCAGTTCTCCTGCCCAG AGAGCTCCGAGGGCGTTTCCCTGGAGCTCAACAACGGCCGGGATTTCATCATCTCCTTCGACCTGAAGCTGCTGAGCAACGGCAGCGTGTCGGTGGTGCTGGAGACCACGGAGAGGAACCAGCTCTTCACGGTGCACTACGTGTCCAGCACGCAGCTCATCGCGCTGCGCGACCGCGACATCTTCTACGGCGTGGGCGCGCGCGGCAGCTGGAGCACGCTGACCCGCGACCTGCTGACGGACCTGCGCAAGGGCGTGGGGCTCTCCAACACCAAGGCCGTGAAGCAGACCAAGATCATGCCCAAGAGGGTGCTGCGCTTGGTGGCCAGAGGCCGCGGCTTCCTGGACAACGTCACCGTCTCGGCCACCGCGCACATGGCCGCCTTCTTCGCCGCCAGCCGCTGGCTGCTGCGCAACCAGGACGAGCGCGGCGGCTGGCCCATCATGGTCACCAGGAAGCTGGGGGAGGGCTTCAAATCCTTGGATCCGGGCTGGTACTCGGCCATGGCGCAGGGCCAGGCCATGTCCACGCTGGTCAGGGCGTACCAGCTGACCAAGGAGCCGGCGTTCCTGAGCGCGGCGCTGCGGGCCACGGCGCCCTTCAAGCTGCCGGCGGAGCAGCGCGGCGTCAAGGCGGTGTTCATGAACCGGCACGACTGGTACGAGGAGTACCCCACCTCGCCCAGCTCCTTCGTGCTCAACGGCTTCATGTACTCGCTGATCGGCCTCTACGACCTGAAGGAGACGGCGGGCGAGAAGCTGGGCAAGGAGGCGCGGCTGCTGTACGAGCGCGGCATGGAGTCGCTCAAGGCCATGCTGCCGCTCTTCGACACCGGCTCGGGCAGCGTCTACGACCTGCGGCACTTCATGCTGGGCACGGCGCCCAACCTGGCGCGCTGGGACTACCACACCACGCACATcaaccagctgcagctgctcagctccatcGACGACGCGCCGCTCTTCAAGGACTTCCTCAAGAGGTGGAAGAGTTACCTGCGAGGAGGCCGGGCTAAGCAcaactga
- the GLCE gene encoding D-glucuronyl C5-epimerase isoform X1 — translation MRCLARLSSKALLVLCSLLALLSLLLWTRCSHHSQTPPNPPERRGIPDSEEASPQDQPKAAGIPGIPGKAAPRYEEIDCVINEEHTVKGRREGSEVFLPFSWVEKYFQVYGRIAQSDGNERFEFSHSYSKVYAQRAPYRPDGVFMSFEGYNVELRDRVKCISGVEGVPLSTQWGPQGYFYPIQIAQYGLSHYSKNLTEKAPHVEVYETAGDGNGNGEWTVPKGCSLATVWDKSRLSGVKQFSCPESSEGVSLELNNGRDFIISFDLKLLSNGSVSVVLETTERNQLFTVHYVSSTQLIALRDRDIFYGVGARGSWSTLTRDLLTDLRKGVGLSNTKAVKQTKIMPKRVLRLVARGRGFLDNVTVSATAHMAAFFAASRWLLRNQDERGGWPIMVTRKLGEGFKSLDPGWYSAMAQGQAMSTLVRAYQLTKEPAFLSAALRATAPFKLPAEQRGVKAVFMNRHDWYEEYPTSPSSFVLNGFMYSLIGLYDLKETAGEKLGKEARLLYERGMESLKAMLPLFDTGSGSVYDLRHFMLGTAPNLARWDYHTTHINQLQLLSSIDDAPLFKDFLKRWKSYLRGGRAKHN, via the exons ATGCGCTGCCTGGCCCGCCTCAGCTCCAAGGCTCTCCTGgttctctgctccctcctggctctgctctcgCTGCTGCTCTGGACCCGCTGCTCCCACCATTCCCAAACCCCTCCAAACCCCCCGGAACGCCGCGGGATCCCCGACAGCGAGGAAGCCTCGCCCCAGGATCAGCCAAAAGCCGCGGGAATTCCGGGAATCCCGGGAAAAGCGGCGCCCAGGTACGAGGAGATCGACTGCGTCATCAACGAGGAGCACACGGTGAAGGGGCGCCGCGAGGGCAGCGAGGTGTTCCTGCCCTTCAGCTGGGTGGAGAAATATTTCCAGGTTTACGGCCGGATCGCCCAGTCCGACGGGAATGAGCGCTTCGAGTTTTCCCACAGTTATTCCAAGGTTTACGCCCAGCGCGCTCCCTACCGGCCCGACGGCGTCTTCATGTCCTTCGAGGGGTACAACGTGGAGCTGCGCGACAGGGTCAAGTGCATCAGCGGCGTGGAAG GAGTTCCTCTCTCCACCCAGTGGGGCCCTCAGGGCTACTTCTACCCCATCCAGATCGCCCAGTACGGGCTGAGCCACTACAGCAAGAACCTGACGGAGAAGGCGCCGCACGTGGAGGTGTACGAGACGGCGGGAgacgggaacgggaacggggagTGGACCGTGCCCAAGGGCTGCTCCCTCGCCACCGTCTGGGACAAATCCCGCCTCTCCGGAGTCAAGCAGTTCTCCTGCCCAG AGAGCTCCGAGGGCGTTTCCCTGGAGCTCAACAACGGCCGGGATTTCATCATCTCCTTCGACCTGAAGCTGCTGAGCAACGGCAGCGTGTCGGTGGTGCTGGAGACCACGGAGAGGAACCAGCTCTTCACGGTGCACTACGTGTCCAGCACGCAGCTCATCGCGCTGCGCGACCGCGACATCTTCTACGGCGTGGGCGCGCGCGGCAGCTGGAGCACGCTGACCCGCGACCTGCTGACGGACCTGCGCAAGGGCGTGGGGCTCTCCAACACCAAGGCCGTGAAGCAGACCAAGATCATGCCCAAGAGGGTGCTGCGCTTGGTGGCCAGAGGCCGCGGCTTCCTGGACAACGTCACCGTCTCGGCCACCGCGCACATGGCCGCCTTCTTCGCCGCCAGCCGCTGGCTGCTGCGCAACCAGGACGAGCGCGGCGGCTGGCCCATCATGGTCACCAGGAAGCTGGGGGAGGGCTTCAAATCCTTGGATCCGGGCTGGTACTCGGCCATGGCGCAGGGCCAGGCCATGTCCACGCTGGTCAGGGCGTACCAGCTGACCAAGGAGCCGGCGTTCCTGAGCGCGGCGCTGCGGGCCACGGCGCCCTTCAAGCTGCCGGCGGAGCAGCGCGGCGTCAAGGCGGTGTTCATGAACCGGCACGACTGGTACGAGGAGTACCCCACCTCGCCCAGCTCCTTCGTGCTCAACGGCTTCATGTACTCGCTGATCGGCCTCTACGACCTGAAGGAGACGGCGGGCGAGAAGCTGGGCAAGGAGGCGCGGCTGCTGTACGAGCGCGGCATGGAGTCGCTCAAGGCCATGCTGCCGCTCTTCGACACCGGCTCGGGCAGCGTCTACGACCTGCGGCACTTCATGCTGGGCACGGCGCCCAACCTGGCGCGCTGGGACTACCACACCACGCACATcaaccagctgcagctgctcagctccatcGACGACGCGCCGCTCTTCAAGGACTTCCTCAAGAGGTGGAAGAGTTACCTGCGAGGAGGCCGGGCTAAGCAcaactga
- the NOX5 gene encoding NADPH oxidase 5 codes for MGAAADAECLRWVGKQFGNVAGKEKEISLEEFKSALQVKESFFAERFFALFDSDGSGSLSREELLGSLRRLLRGNSTEKLRFLFQVYDVDGSGSIDAQELLLVLRGCLRESSLALPEERLGALSQALLQALDRDHSGSITFPELREQLEAFPELLESLSTSAASWLKPPSPSPAEHWLCCFSRESRRDHRAGLCCFSRESRRDQRPGLCCFSRESCRDQRPGLCCLGVWVAISALLLALGALGHRERGPALALARGCGQSLNLNCALLAALVLRRSLTWLRRSALAALFPLERHLRGHERVAHLVLALGTAHAGAHLAHVGLARRDWQVALGEYLRRARPGAGGVAGSAPQTGLALLALLLAMLACSSPCVRRGGHFEVFYWSHLSYIPVWFLLLLHGPHFWKWFLIPGSLFFLEKVLGWVWRRAGDLHILEAKLLPSKVTHLVIQRPKSFRFQPGDYVYLNIPAVAAYEWHPFSISSAPEQPETLWLHIRARGQWTTKLYEYFQQLESHGLEPNPPGKSQHWEKGSGPGETPRSCSVKCFLDGPYGTPSHRIFTSEHAVLIGAGIGITPFASILQSIMFRYRRRKQSCPSCHFSWSEEQRDEEMTLRKVDFIWITRDQQHLQWFLGLLAKLESEQAELEPGGNFLELHLYMTSALGKGDVKALGLQLALDLLAAQEKRDSISGLRSRTQPGRPDWDKVFGKVAAERRGKVRVFFCGSAALAKVIQGHCRTFGFRFSKENF; via the exons ATGGGAGCGGCGGCGGACGCGGAGTGCCTGCGCTGGGTCGGCAAACAGTTCGGGAATGTCGCcgggaaggagaaggaaatcaGCCTGGAAGAGTTCAAATCCGCCCTGCAGGTCAAGGAG TCCTTCTTTGCCGAGAGGTTTTTCGCGCTCTTCGATTCCGACGGGAGCGGCTCCCTGAGCCGGGAGGAGCTCCTGGGATCTCTGCGCCGGCTGCTCCGCGGGAATTCCACGGAAAAGCTCCGGTTCCTCTTCCAGGTGTACGATGTGGACG GCAGTGGCTCCATCGAcgctcaggagctgctgctggtgctccgGGGCTGTCTCCGGGAGAGCTCCCTGGCCCTTCCCGAGGAGCGGCTCGGAGCGCTGAGCCAGGCCCTGCTCCAGGCCTTGGACCGGGACCACAGCGGCTCCATCACCTTCCCCGAGCTCCGGGAGCAGCTGGAAGCgttcccagagctcctggagagcCTGAGCACCAG tgCCGCCAGCTGGCTGAAGcctcccagtcccagtcccgctgagcactggctgtgctgcttttcccgGGAATCCCGCCGGGATCATcgggccgggctgtgctgcttttcccgGGAATCCCGCCGGGATCAGCGGcccgggctgtgctgcttttcccgGGAATCCTGCCGGGATCAGCGgcccgggctgtgctgcctgggggtCTGGGTCGCCATCTCGGCGCTCCTGCTCGCCCTGGGGGCCCTGGGGCACCgggagcgcggccccgccctGGCGCTggcccggggctgcgggcagaGCCTCAACCTCAACTGCGCCCTGCTGGCC GCCCTGGTGCTGCGCCGCTCGCTCACCTGGCTGCGCCGCTCCGCGCTGGCCGCGCTGTTCCCGCTGGAGCGGCACCTGCGGGGCCACGAGCGCGTGGCGCACCTGGTGCTGGCGCTGGGGACCGCGCACGCGGGGGCGCACCTGGCGCACGTGG gcctGGCCCGGCGGGACTGGCAGGTGGCCCTGGGCGAGTACCTgcggcgggcgcggccgggggcgggcggcgTGGCCGGCAGCGCCCCGCAGAccgggctggccctgctggccctgctcctggccatgctcgcctgctccagcccctgcgTGCGGCGCGGCGGCCACTTCGAG gttttttaCTGGAGCCACCTCTCCTACATCCCCGTGtggttcctgctgctcctgcacgGTCCCCACTTCTGGAAGTGGTTCCTGATTCCTGGCTCCCTGTTTTTCCTGGAGAAGGTTCTGGGCTGGGTGTGGCGCCGGGCGGGGGATCTGCACATCCTGGAGGCCAAGCTGCTGCCCTCCAAG GTGACCCACCTGGTGATCCAGAGGCCGAAATCCTTCCGCTTCCAGCCGGGGGATTATGTCTACCTGAACATCCCGGCCGTGGCCGCCTACGAGTGGCACCCCTTCTCCATCAGCAGCGCCCCGGAGCAGCCAG AAACCCTCTGGCTGCACATCCGGGCCCGGGGCCAATGGACCACCAAGCTCTACGAGtatttccagcagctggaatcGCACGGCCTGGAGCCAAATCCACCTGGGAAgagccagcactgggaaaag GGCTCCGGGCCTGGGGAGACCCCACGGAGCTGCAGCGTCAAG TGTTTCCTGGATGGTCCCTACGGAACCCCGAGCCATCGGATCTTCACCTCGGAGCACGCCGTGCTCATCGGAGCCGGCATCGGCATCACGCCCTTCGCCTCCATCCTGCAGAGCATCATGTTCCG GTACCGGCGGcggaagcagagctgccccagctgccatTTCTCCTGGAGCGAGGAACAGCGGGATGAGGAGATGACGCTCCGGaag GTGGATTTCATCTGGATCACACGGGatcagcagcacctgcagtggTTCCTCGGCCTCCTGGCCAAGCTGGAGTcggagcaggcagagctggagccgGGAG GGAATTTCCTGGAGCTGCACCTGTACATGACCTCGGCGCTGGGCAAGGGGGATGTgaaggctctggggctgcagctggcccTGGACCTGCTGGCAGCGCAGGAAAAGCGGGATTCCATCTCCGGGCTGCGCAGCCGcacccagcccggccgccccgACTGGGACAAG GTGTTCGGGAAGGTGGCGGCCGAGCGCCGCGGGAAGGTCCGGGTGTTCTTCTGCGGCTCCGCGGCGCTGGCCAAGGTCATCCAGGGCCACTGCCGGACCTTCGGATTCCGCTTCTCCAAGGAAAACTTCTGA